CCCGAGATCGTCTGGTAGCCGACGTCCCCCAGGTTCGGCATGCCGAGGCCGAGGGCGGCCAGCTCCTCCCCCAGCCTGCGGATGGTGATGCCCGACTGCACCGTGACCCGCGCCCGGTCGCGGTCGACCGAGACGACCTGGTCGTAGCGGTCGAGGCGGACCTGCACCCCGTTGGTGCAGGCGATGTCGGTGAACGAGTGCCCCGAGCCCACCGGCTTGACGGTCGCCCCGTCCGAGGCCGCCGTCTTCACGACCTCGACCAGGTCGGACAGCGAGGTGGGGCGCGCCACCCGGACGGGCGCGCACCGCTGGTTGCCGCCCCAGTTCACCCAGCGGGCGGCGGCCATGCCCGAAGGCCTACTTCTTGGCCTTGACGGCGTCGATCAGCTTGGGGAGCACCTTGTGCACGTCACCGACCACGCCCAGGTCGGCGATCGAGAAGATCGGGGCCTCGGCGTCCTTGTTGATGGCGACGATGTTCTTGGAGCCCTTCATCCCCACCATGTGCTGGGTCGCGCCCGAGATGCCACAGGCGATGTACACCGTCGGCTTCACCGTCTTGCCGGTCTGGCCCACCTGGTGGGAGTACGGCACCCAGCCGGCGTCGACGATGGCGCGCGACGCGCCGGCCGCCCCGTTGAGGAGCTTGGCCAGCTCCTCGATCAGGGCGTAGCCCTCGGCCCCGCCCAGGCCCCGGCCGCCGGAGACGACCACGGCCGCCTCGTCGAGCGTCGGCCCCTCGCGCTCCTCGACGTGGCGGTCCAGCACCTTGGCGGCGCCCGTGGCGCCGATGTCCCCGACGGCCAGCTCGACCACCTCGGGCGCGCCCCCGCCGGACTCCTCGGCCGCGAAGGTCTTGGGCCGCACGATGAACAGGCCCGGCCCGGCGGCGGTGAAGCGGGCCCGGGCTATCTGGGTCCCGCCGAAGATGGCGTGCTCGGTGACGAGGGCGTCCCCCTCCTTGGCGATCCCGACGATGTTGGAGATCACCGGCCGGTCGAGCTTGGCCGACAGCCGGCCGATGATGTCGCGGCAGTCGTAGCTCGAGCTGCCGAGGATGGCGTCGGGCGCCTCGCCGCCGTTGATCCGCTCCGCCAGGGCGCTGGCCACGGGCGCTCCGGCCAGGCCGTCACCGAGCTCGGACACCGCCAGCAGGCGCCCCGCGCCGTGGGAGCCGAGGGCGGCGGCAGCGGAGGAGGCGCCCGGGCCCCAGACCACGGCGTCCACCGCCGAGCCGAATCCGCGCGCCGCGGTCAGCAGCTCGAGACCGCCCGACGCCGCCTTGCCGTCGACGACGTCGACCAGGACCCAGATCTTGTCGATTGCCATTCCTCTCGGGACCTCTCCTCTAGATGAGCTTCAGCTCGGCCAGGAAGGCGACGACGCGCTCGTGGGCGTCGCCCTCGTCGGTGATCTTCTCTCCCGCCTTGCGCTCCTCGGCCGGGGCCACGTCGACGACCTCCTGGCGGGCACCCTTCCCACCCACCTCGTCGGCCGACAGGCCGAGGTCGGCAGCGGTCAGCTGCTCGACGGGCTTGCTGCGCGCCGCCATGATCCCCTTGAACGACGGGTAGCGCGGCTCGACCACGCCGGCGGTCACGGTCACGAGGGCGGGGAGCGGGCACTCCACCTCGTCGTAGCCCGCCTCGGTCTGCCGGTTGACCTTGACCTTCCCGTCGCCCACGTCGACCGACTTGGCGAAGGTCACCGACGGCAGGTCGAGCAGCTCGGCCATCTGCGCGGGCGTGGTGCCGGTATAGCCGTCGGTGGACTCGGTGGCCGCCACGACCAGGTCGAACTCGGTGCGCTTGATGGCGGCGGCCAGCACCTTGGCGGTCCCTAGGGCGTCACTCCCCGCGAGGGCGTCGTCACTCACCAGGATGGCCTTGGCCGCGCCCATGGCCAGCGCCGTGCGCAGCCCGCTGGTCTCCCCGTTGGGGGCCATCGACACGAGGGTCACCTCACCGCCGCCGGCCTTCTCGGCCAGCCGCAGGGCCATCTCCACGCCGTAGGCGTCCGAGTCGTCGAGGATCAGCTTTCCCTCGCGCTTGAGGGTCTTGCTGCCGGGGTCCAGCTGCCCGGGGGCGGCCGGGTCCGGTATCTGCTTCACGCATACGACGACGTTCATGTCGGCATTCTCACGGATGGGGCCGGGACCCGTCGAATGGGGCGCCCCGGGGGGTGGGGGCGCCGAAGTCGGGTAGCGTCGCGGCCTTGGCGACGGTGGATGAAGTGCGCCTGGTCGTCCCGGCGGGCCCCGAGTTCGTGCGACTGGCGCGGGTCACAGCCACCGGGTTGGCCAGCCGACTGGGGTTCAGCTACGACGAGATCGAGGACCTCCGGCTGGCGGTCGACGAGCTCTGCCACGCCGTCATCGGGCCGTCGGGACGCGCCGGCATCGTGACCCTGCGCTATCTGATGGAGGACGAGGGCCTGTGCGTCGAGGGCCGCGGCCACTTCGATCCCGGCGGGCCGCCGGTCGCCCTGTCCGACCTCGCCCACCAGATCCTGTCTGCACTGGCCGACGAGCACGACGTGCGCGAGGACGACGGCCAGCCCACGGTGTGGTTCCGGAAGCGGGCCCGAGAGGGACGCGGCCCCGACGGGAACGGGCGGCATGCCGACTGAGCCCCAGGCCCGCCCCCAGCGGGACCGTCCCCCGGAGAAGGAGCAGCGCGACGAGCTGCGCCAGCAGTTCGCCGAGTTCGCCACCTCCCGGGACCCGGCTCTCCGGGAGCAGCTGGTCAACGCCCATCTCGGGTTGGCCGAGTACCTGGCCCGCCGCTTCGCCAACCGGGGCGAGCAGCTCGACGACCTCATCCAGGTGGCTTCCATCGGTCTGGTGAAAGCCGTCGACCGCTTCGACCCCGAGCGGGCGGTCGAGTTCTCGACGTACGCCACCCACACCATCGTCGGGGAGCTCAAGCGCCACTTCCGGGACAAGGGCTGGGCGGTGCGGGCCCCCCGCCGGCTCCAGGAGCTGTACCTCCGGCTGGGCCAGGTGGTGGCCACGCTGTCCCAGCAGCTGGGCCGCTCCCCGACCATCGCCGAGTTGGCCGTCGAGGTGCAGGCCTCCGAAGAGGAGGTGCTCGAGGCGCTGGAGGCGGGCCAGGCCTACCGGTTCGCCTCTCTGGACGCCCCCGCCCCCGGCCCCGACGACGAGGGCTCATCCACGCTGGCCAGCCAGCTGGGTGAGGACGACCCCACCATGTCCGCCGCCGAGGACCGCGCCGCCCTGTCTCCCCTGCTCGACAAGCTGCCCCCGCGGGAGCAGCGCATCCTGTTCCTCCGCTTCTTCCAGGGCCTCACCCAGTCGGAGATCGCCGCCCAGCTGGGGATCAGCCAGATGCACGTGTCCCGGCTGCTGGCCCGCTCCCTGGCCCAGCTGCGCGCGGTGGCCGCCGAGGGCTGAGGGTCCGCACCGCCGGGCCGACTCGTCCGGGACCGGGTTGATCCGTGCGCCTGCAGCTGATCGTCAACGTCTCGGCGTCAGGGGTCACGCCTCGGGTCCGGGTGGTCATTGCCGAGGCCCTGGCCGCCCGGCACGACCTGGAGGTGGTGCTGACCGCGGCCCGCGGCCACGCCACCGAGCTGGCCGCCGAGGCGGCCGCCGACGGACGCGACGCGGTGGTGGTGCTCGGGGGCGACGGCACCCTCAACGAGGCCGCCAACGGCCTGGCGGGGACGTCGACGGCGCTGGCGGTGATGCCGGGCGGCTCGACCAACGTGTTCGCCCGGACCATCGGGGTCCCGGCCGACCCCGTCGACGCAACCGGCCAGCTCCTCGACACCCTCCAGGCGTGGGACGAGCGGCGCGACGGGTTCGAGGCGCTGCGCCGGCGGGTGGGCATGGGCGTGGTCAACGGCCGGCGCTTCCTGTTCCACCTGGGCGTGGGGTTCGACGCCGCCGTGATCGACCGGGTCGAGCGGCGCGGCGTGCTCAAGCGCTACGCCGGCCACCCGGTGTTCGTGATGGCGGCGGTCCAGACCCTCGTGCGCGGCTACGACCGGCGCCGGCCCCGCTTCCGGGTCGAGGCCGACGGGGACAGCCTCGACAACGGGTACTTCGCCGTGTTCCTGAACAGCGACCCGTACACCTATCTGGGTCGGCGTCCCCTCCACCTGGCCCCCGGGGCCGACCTCGACTCGGGCCTGTCGGTCGTGGCGTTCACCGCCCTCGGGGCCCGGTCCCTCCTCGGGGTGGCCGGCCGCGCCCTCGGCTCGGGCCGGCGGGTGGCCCGCCACCCCCGCATCTGGGCCCGGACGGGCCTGCCCGCCGCCGAGGTGTGGTCCCACGCCGAGGCGGGGCCCGTCCCGTACCAGGTCGACGGGGACTACCTCGGGCTGGCCGACCACCTGGCCCTGGCCCACACCCCCGGGGTGCTGGAGCTGATGGTGCCGGCGGCGCCGGGCGCCACCCCGGCTGGACCGGGGACCCTGACCGAGCCCGCTACCGACGCTCCCCCCGGGCCGGAGCCCCGGCGTCGACGGCTGCGGTCACGTCTGCGACGCGGTCGGTGATCACGGCGTCGACCCCGCAGGCGGCCAGCCACACGGCCCGCTCGGGCTCGTTGACGGTCCAGGTGTTGAGGAGCAGGCCGGCGGCGTGGACCGCCCGGGCCAGCGCCTCGGTCACCGCCTCGTGGTGGGGGTGAAGGGCGGCGTAGCCGCGCTCGACGGCGAGGCCCAGGGCCTGCTGCTGATCGAAGGCGGGCACGGTCAGCAAGCCCACCGGCACCTCGGGCGCGGTGGCCACCACCGCGTCGAGGGTGGCGGGGGTGAACGAGGACACGATCAGGGCCCCGGCCGCCAGTCGGTCGGGCCGGGCGGCCAGGAGGGCCGCCACTTCCCGGGCCGTCAGCTCGTCGGGATCGAAGCCCGGCTCGTGGGGCCCGTTCTTGACCTCCACGTTCACCACTCCCGAGGCGCAGGCGTCGAGGGCGGCCTCGAGGAGCGGGACGTGGGGGGGCAGGTCGCGGACCCGGAGGCCGGCCAGCGGACCGAGCCCGGCAACCACCGCGTCGTGGTGCACGGCGAGGGCGCCGTCGGCCGTGCGCCGGACGTCGAGCTCCACCCCGTCGGCGCCGCCACGCAGGGCCTCGGTGAAGCCGCCGAGGGTGTTCTCGCCCTCTCCGGCACCCGTCCCGCGGTGGCCCAGGACCAACACCGGAGGCAAGTTCGAGGCGTCAAAGCCTTGCTTTCCCAACACCCTCATCTTATGATCGACAGATCGTGCAAATCCGGACCGGGTCGCTCTGCCGGGACGCATGTGAAACAATTCACGAAGCCCATTCAGACACCAGACATCTGACCGCAGTGCCGAGGAGGCCGCAGTGGCCCTGACGTGGAGCCGATCGATCGACTGGGACACCGGAGATTGGCGGACCGTGGCGTTGTGCCGGGACACCGATCCGGACCTCTTCTTCCCGATCGGGACCACGGGACCGGCCCTCGAGCAGATCGAGGATGCCAAGGCCGTCTGCCGGGAGTGCCCGGCGCTGGAGCCGTGCCTCGAGTTCGCCCTCGCCACCAACCAGGAGTCGGGGGTCTGGGGCGGGACGTCGGAGGAGGAGCGCCGCAAGCTGCGCCGCTCCTGGCTGGCCGCCCAGCGCAAGGCTTCCTAGACCGGAGCCACTGCTCGAAATCGTCGGTGCGACCGCCGCGGGGTCGGGCCCCGCGGCACGAGGCGGGCGAGGTCCTAAGGACCCGGGTGCCCGCCGCCATGACTAGGCGAGGCCTTCGGGCTCCGGGAGCGGAAGGGTGATCGTCACCCGGGTCCCCTCGTCGACCGCCATGGTGATCGTCCCCGCCAGCTGACCGGTCACGAGGTCGCGGACCAGCGACAGCCCCAGGCTGGTCGTGCGGTCCACGTCGAATCCGTCGGGCAGGCCGCAACCGTTGTCCCACACCATGACTGCCAGCTCCTGGCCGTCGTTGTGGAACTCGATGCCGACCCGGCGCCGGCTCAGCTCCCACGGCCCCGACCCGGCAAAGGCGTGCTCGACGGCGTTCTGCAGCAGCTCGGCCAGGACCACCGCCAACGGCGTGGCCACCTCGGCGGGCACCTCACCCGGCTGCCCGTCCAGCTCGATCCGCACCGGCCCCTCGAAGGAGACGGCGGCGTCCTCGGCCATGTGGGTGAGCGAGCGCACGATCTCGGCGAGCGCGACCTGATCACCGGGGTCGCGCGACAACACCTCGTGCACCATGGCAATCGAGCGGATCCGCCGCTCGGCCTCCTGCAGGGCGGTGCGGGCCTCCTCCGATCCCAGCCGGCGGCCCTGCAGCCGCAGGAGCGAGGAGATCGTCTGCAGGTTGTTCTTCACCCGGTGGTGGACCTCGCGGATGGTGGCGTCCTTCGACACCAGGAGCCGGTCCCGCCGGCGCAGGTCGGTGACGTCACGGAGGAGGACGATGGCGCCGGTCGGGCGGGTCTCCTCCAGCAGCGGGATGGTGCGCACCAGCACGCTCGTGTCCGGGCGGCGCTCCACCTCCTCGGTCACGGGCACCGCCGCGTTCAGAGCCCGGCCGACCGAGTGCGCCTCGAGGCCGAGCTCTTCGAGCTTGGCGCCCTCGACGTTGCTCGTCACGCCCATGCGGTGCAGGGCGCTCACCGCGTTCGGCGACCCGTAGACGATGCGCCCGCCGGTGTCGACCAGCAGCACGCCGTCACCGACGCGGGGGGACTCCCCAGCCCACTCCTCGCCGCCACCGAAGGGATACGCCCCGCTCACGATCATCCGGGCGAGGCGATCGAACGTCTCCACGTACACCCGCTCCAGCTCTCCCGTGCGCCGCCCGACCGTGGGGGCCGACTCGCGGGTGATCACCGCCAGCACCCTCCCCAACCGGCGCACTGGGATGCACTGCACGCGGGCCCGCTCCCCGCCCGGAGGCTGGTACTCCCCCTCCATGATCGTGCCCGAGCTGAACGCACTGGTCAGGGAGGGGCGCTCCGCCTCGGTGTAGACCCGCCCGACCATGTCCTCCCGGTAGAGCGTCGGATTGGTGCTGGGGCGCATCTGGCCCACCACCACGAAGCGGCTCAGGTCTCCTGCCTCCACCGGCGTGAACAGCAGGAGATCGGCGAAGCACAGGTCGGCCAGCATCCCCCACGACGCGATCAGCGACCGCAGGTGGGCCACGTCGTCGGAGGACAGCCCGTCGGGAAGGGTCTCGCTCATCACCGGGTCTTCATCGTTCCGGAAGGGCAACGGGGTGGCGCCGGCGGCCGGAGTAGCCCGCCAGCTCGGCGTAGCCGGCGCCGCGGACCATCGCCACCAGCTCCGAGCTGCGGAAGGCCACCTCGCCCACCCCGTGGGTGTCGGAGGCCAGGGTGACCGGGACCCCGGCGGCGTGGAGCCGGGTGAGCAGATCGGGAGCGGGGTAGGCCTCCCCGACCGGCTTGCGCCATCCCGCCGACGACACCTCGGCCGCCATCCCGGCCGCGCGCGCGGCCTCGGCCATGCGGGCGTGGAACTCGCCGCTCGGGCCCGGGCCGGGGGTCGGCGCCGTCCCCCGCCCAGAACTCCCCGACGGCCTCCCGCGCCCGGGCAAAGCGGAACAGATGCTCGGTCAGCGCGATCTGCCCCACGCCCCGGGCCGCGGCCCGGTCGCAGTAGGGCGCCAGCTCGTCGACCGTTGGCGGGTGGTCCGTGGTCCCGTGGGGCCACAGGTGCACGTGGTAGTCCAGCACGGCTGCGCCCGGGTTCTCAGCCCCAGAAGTGCTGGCCGAGGCGCAGCAGGCCGGAGAGATCGGTGATGTCGGTCTCGAAGAACGGCACGGTCGCGATCACGTCGGGGCTCACGGCCAGCTCGCCGCGCTGTTCCGCCTCGCGCTGCGCGACGACCTGGAAGTTGAGGAAGCTCTCGGATATCTCCACCAGGACCCGCTCGACCGAGGACGGCTCACCCACCTCGGGGCCGAGGGTCTCGGCCAGCTCGGGCGCCGAGGCGGCGATGCGCTCGGCCACCCCGGTGGCGGCCTCGTTGAGCAGGTAGTCGGGGAGCACCCGGTTGAGCACGACCGCGCCCAGGTGCAGCTTGCGCTCGTTGAGGGCGTCGATGAAGAACTCCGCCTCGTTGAGCGGGGAGGCCTCGAGGGTGCTCACGACGAGGAACGTGGTGCGCCGGTCGTGGAGCAGCCGCGACACGGCCTGGGCCCGCTCGATGAACCCGTCGTACATCGTCTGGAACAGGATGAAGAACTCGGCGATGTCCTGCAGGAACTGCGTGCCGAGCACCCGGTCCGCCACCTGGTAAAACGGCCGCGAGGCGAAGTTCACTATCCGCGACCGGTACGGGGCTATGAGCCACCGCAGCAGCCGGCTGGAGAAGAAGTCGCTCATCCGCTGCGGCGCCTCGAGGAAGTCGATGGCGTTGCGCGTGGGCGGCGTGTCGACCACGATCAGGTCGTAGCGGCCCTCGGTGTGCAGCTCGTAGAGCCGCTCCATGGCGATGTAGTCGTGGCTCTGCACGAAGCGGCCCGAGATGTTGCGGTACAGCGGGTTGCCGAGGATCTTCTCGGCGGTGGCGGTGTCGGGAGCGTGGCGACGGACCAAGGCGTCCCATGACTGCTTGGTGTCGAGCATGGCCGCCCACAACTCACCCCGCGGGGTCACACCCGAGTTGCGGAAAGCCTCGGGGGGGACGGGATGCTCATCGTTGCCGATGCCCGCCAGGCCCAGGGCGTTGGCCAGTCGGCGGGCGGGGTCGACGGTCAGCACCAGGACCTTGCCGCCGTGGCGAACGGCGGCCATGGCCGCGGCGGCGGCCGCCACCGTCGTCTTGCCAACACCGCCCGAGCCGCACGACACCGCGATCTCCTTGGCCGCCAGCAGCTGGTCGACCGAGTGGGCGGCGCCCGCCGTCCGCGTCGGCGTCACAGGCCGAGCTCCGCCGAGAGCGCCGACGCGACCTGGCGCAGGGCCCGGACGCCGTGGGCGCGCGTGAACAGGTACGGGACGTACAGGAGGGGCACGGCTGCGTCGATGCCCTGGCGCAGTCGGTCGAGATGGGCGGCCCGGGTGCGGCGCATGGTCACCGCCAGCCGGGCGGCGGCCAGGATCGGCCCGGGTTCACCACCGGCGTCCTTCTCGATGCGCGCCGCCACCTCGGGCTCGCACAGCGTCTCGAACAGGTCCTCCTCGGAGCGGGTGAACAGCTCGGGCAGCACCCGGTTCACGATCACCGCCGCCAGCTCGACGGTCGTCTCGTCCTGCACCCGGGCCGCCAGCTCGACGGTCTCGTTCACCGGCATCTCCTCCGGGGTGGCCACGATGCACAACCCCGTCAGCTCGGGGTCGGAGAGGATGTCGAGCATCCATCCGGTCTGCTGGCTCACCAGCCCGACGTGGACCACCTCGTTGATGCCCTGGGGGGCGGCCAGCTGGCCGATGATGTGGCCGGTGGCGCTGGCGTCGACGACCACCAGGTCGTAGTGGTTCTCGCGCACCTCGTAGCAGAGCTTCCCCACG
This genomic window from Acidimicrobiales bacterium contains:
- a CDS encoding ATP-binding protein, giving the protein MDEVRLVVPAGPEFVRLARVTATGLASRLGFSYDEIEDLRLAVDELCHAVIGPSGRAGIVTLRYLMEDEGLCVEGRGHFDPGGPPVALSDLAHQILSALADEHDVREDDGQPTVWFRKRAREGRGPDGNGRHAD
- a CDS encoding electron transfer flavoprotein subunit alpha/FixB family protein — protein: MAIDKIWVLVDVVDGKAASGGLELLTAARGFGSAVDAVVWGPGASSAAAALGSHGAGRLLAVSELGDGLAGAPVASALAERINGGEAPDAILGSSSYDCRDIIGRLSAKLDRPVISNIVGIAKEGDALVTEHAIFGGTQIARARFTAAGPGLFIVRPKTFAAEESGGGAPEVVELAVGDIGATGAAKVLDRHVEEREGPTLDEAAVVVSGGRGLGGAEGYALIEELAKLLNGAAGASRAIVDAGWVPYSHQVGQTGKTVKPTVYIACGISGATQHMVGMKGSKNIVAINKDAEAPIFSIADLGVVGDVHKVLPKLIDAVKAKK
- a CDS encoding glycerophosphodiester phosphodiesterase, which produces MLVLGHRGTGAGEGENTLGGFTEALRGGADGVELDVRRTADGALAVHHDAVVAGLGPLAGLRVRDLPPHVPLLEAALDACASGVVNVEVKNGPHEPGFDPDELTAREVAALLAARPDRLAAGALIVSSFTPATLDAVVATAPEVPVGLLTVPAFDQQQALGLAVERGYAALHPHHEAVTEALARAVHAAGLLLNTWTVNEPERAVWLAACGVDAVITDRVADVTAAVDAGAPARGERR
- a CDS encoding histidine kinase N-terminal domain-containing protein, whose translation is MSETLPDGLSSDDVAHLRSLIASWGMLADLCFADLLLFTPVEAGDLSRFVVVGQMRPSTNPTLYREDMVGRVYTEAERPSLTSAFSSGTIMEGEYQPPGGERARVQCIPVRRLGRVLAVITRESAPTVGRRTGELERVYVETFDRLARMIVSGAYPFGGGEEWAGESPRVGDGVLLVDTGGRIVYGSPNAVSALHRMGVTSNVEGAKLEELGLEAHSVGRALNAAVPVTEEVERRPDTSVLVRTIPLLEETRPTGAIVLLRDVTDLRRRDRLLVSKDATIREVHHRVKNNLQTISSLLRLQGRRLGSEEARTALQEAERRIRSIAMVHEVLSRDPGDQVALAEIVRSLTHMAEDAAVSFEGPVRIELDGQPGEVPAEVATPLAVVLAELLQNAVEHAFAGSGPWELSRRRVGIEFHNDGQELAVMVWDNGCGLPDGFDVDRTTSLGLSLVRDLVTGQLAGTITMAVDEGTRVTITLPLPEPEGLA
- a CDS encoding ArsA-related P-loop ATPase; this translates as MTPTRTAGAAHSVDQLLAAKEIAVSCGSGGVGKTTVAAAAAAMAAVRHGGKVLVLTVDPARRLANALGLAGIGNDEHPVPPEAFRNSGVTPRGELWAAMLDTKQSWDALVRRHAPDTATAEKILGNPLYRNISGRFVQSHDYIAMERLYELHTEGRYDLIVVDTPPTRNAIDFLEAPQRMSDFFSSRLLRWLIAPYRSRIVNFASRPFYQVADRVLGTQFLQDIAEFFILFQTMYDGFIERAQAVSRLLHDRRTTFLVVSTLEASPLNEAEFFIDALNERKLHLGAVVLNRVLPDYLLNEAATGVAERIAASAPELAETLGPEVGEPSSVERVLVEISESFLNFQVVAQREAEQRGELAVSPDVIATVPFFETDITDLSGLLRLGQHFWG
- a CDS encoding diacylglycerol kinase family protein, whose protein sequence is MRLQLIVNVSASGVTPRVRVVIAEALAARHDLEVVLTAARGHATELAAEAAADGRDAVVVLGGDGTLNEAANGLAGTSTALAVMPGGSTNVFARTIGVPADPVDATGQLLDTLQAWDERRDGFEALRRRVGMGVVNGRRFLFHLGVGFDAAVIDRVERRGVLKRYAGHPVFVMAAVQTLVRGYDRRRPRFRVEADGDSLDNGYFAVFLNSDPYTYLGRRPLHLAPGADLDSGLSVVAFTALGARSLLGVAGRALGSGRRVARHPRIWARTGLPAAEVWSHAEAGPVPYQVDGDYLGLADHLALAHTPGVLELMVPAAPGATPAGPGTLTEPATDAPPGPEPRRRRLRSRLRRGR
- a CDS encoding ArsA family ATPase — protein: MSGKGGVGKTTMAAALALLAAERGQRTLVCEVDPKGDLAASYECGPTRFKPSELQPGLWAMSMNTEESLREYLSLFLRIPVAGRIGPLARAFDFVATAAPGVKEILTVGKLCYEVRENHYDLVVVDASATGHIIGQLAAPQGINEVVHVGLVSQQTGWMLDILSDPELTGLCIVATPEEMPVNETVELAARVQDETTVELAAVIVNRVLPELFTRSEEDLFETLCEPEVAARIEKDAGGEPGPILAAARLAVTMRRTRAAHLDRLRQGIDAAVPLLYVPYLFTRAHGVRALRQVASALSAELGL
- a CDS encoding SigB/SigF/SigG family RNA polymerase sigma factor, with product MPTEPQARPQRDRPPEKEQRDELRQQFAEFATSRDPALREQLVNAHLGLAEYLARRFANRGEQLDDLIQVASIGLVKAVDRFDPERAVEFSTYATHTIVGELKRHFRDKGWAVRAPRRLQELYLRLGQVVATLSQQLGRSPTIAELAVEVQASEEEVLEALEAGQAYRFASLDAPAPGPDDEGSSTLASQLGEDDPTMSAAEDRAALSPLLDKLPPREQRILFLRFFQGLTQSEIAAQLGISQMHVSRLLARSLAQLRAVAAEG
- a CDS encoding electron transfer flavoprotein subunit beta/FixA family protein; the protein is MNVVVCVKQIPDPAAPGQLDPGSKTLKREGKLILDDSDAYGVEMALRLAEKAGGGEVTLVSMAPNGETSGLRTALAMGAAKAILVSDDALAGSDALGTAKVLAAAIKRTEFDLVVAATESTDGYTGTTPAQMAELLDLPSVTFAKSVDVGDGKVKVNRQTEAGYDEVECPLPALVTVTAGVVEPRYPSFKGIMAARSKPVEQLTAADLGLSADEVGGKGARQEVVDVAPAEERKAGEKITDEGDAHERVVAFLAELKLI
- a CDS encoding WhiB family transcriptional regulator, which translates into the protein MTWSRSIDWDTGDWRTVALCRDTDPDLFFPIGTTGPALEQIEDAKAVCRECPALEPCLEFALATNQESGVWGGTSEEERRKLRRSWLAAQRKAS